The genome window TACTTTGCACTCCCAAAATGGAGTATACCCGTGGCCTTATAGCCTGTAGACCAACATTAAAAACCCATTCGGCAAGGTTACCGGTTCTCTCAGAAGGTGGCACCCTAATATTACCGACAAAAGGGGAGGCCATTTATCGTAAAGAAATACAAAACGAGACACCGCTTATCACCATTAAAAACCTAAGTGTAGCCTACGCAGTTAAACAACCTTTATTTTCCAACGTCACCTTATTCAATGCTCTAAGCAACATTAACCTTACCATTTATAAAGGAGAAACACTCGGTTTGGTAGGAGAATCCGGCTCCGGAAAGACAACTATTGGACGGGCAATAACCATGTTGGTAAAAGCTAGGCAAGGAGAGATTACTTACCGCGGTAAAAGCGTAACGTCGCTCAGAGGTAAAGAATACCAGAGTTTTCGAAAAAATGTTCAACTCGTTTTTCAAGATCCTTTCTCATCGCTTAACCCAAAGCATACCATTCAAGAGATTCTTGCTGAGCCATTGCGGCTATATAACAAAGAACACATGGATGTGAGTAAAAAGGTGCTTGTGCTACTCGATGAGGTGAACTTGTCAAAATCAAGTGCAAAAAAATACCCCCATGAATTTTCGGGGGGTCAGCGCCAAAGAATCTCTCTCGCCAGAGCCTTAGCGCTTGATCCTGAGTTGATTATTTGCGATGAATCGGTTAGTGCTTTAGACGTATCGGTACAGGCAGGAATACTCAATCTTTTAAACCAACTCAAGGAGGAGAAAGGGCTTACCTACCTATTCATTTCCCACGATCTTGCTGTGGTTAAATACATGAGCGACAGAATTGCAGTGCTTCAGCACGGTGAACTCCAAGAGATTGGTGAGGGTGCTGAAGTATACAGTCACCCTCAAAGCCCCTACACCCAGATGCTTATTGCCTCAATTCCGGGTGGTCAAAATCCTTAAAAAGGTCCATATTCTAAAGGACGTTCCTAAAAGAAATCATTCTCCTTCTTGGTTGAAGTTTCAACCGAATCAACCGGACAATCAATGTCGACCGTAAGCCCTGCAGGCTTAGTAAAAATGGCTGACCCGTCAATGCCTAAACTAGGATCTGCATATAGTTTCTGCAAGAAAACACCCCAGATCGGAAGCGCCATGCTTGCTCCTTGGCCAAGGGTAATTCCCTCGAAGTGAATGGCTCTATCTTCTCCACCAACCCACACGCCACCAACCAAATTTGGCGTTATCCCCATAAACCAACCGTCCGATTGGTTTTGAGTAGTACCTGTTTTGCCCGCAAGTTGGCCAGGTAGCTGATATCTATAGCGCAAGCGTCTGCCTGTGCCGTGGTCAACAACCGCCTGTAACAAATTAATCATGAGGTAAGCTGTTTTTTCGCTAATTGCCTCATACTTGGTAGATTTAAAGGTTGCTAACACATTCCCATTCTTATCTTCGATGCGGGTAACATACATAGGTTCTACGTGAATTCCACGATTAGCATACGTGGAGTATGCGCCCACCATTTCGTAGAGAGAAAAATCGGAAGTGCCCAGGAAGATTGAAACAACGGGATCGATATAACTCTTTATTCCAAGCTTGTGACTAATGTCAACCACATTCTGAGGATTGAACTGCTTCATTAGCCAAGCAGAAATATTGTTAACCGAATTTGCAAGCCCCCACTTTAAGGTAACCATTCTGCCATCAAATGCAGACTCACCTGAGTTTTTTGGAGTCCATGTAGAATCACCCACCATAAATGTTTGAGGGACATTCGGGACCTTAAAGCATGGAGAATAGCCTTCCTGCATGGCGAGTGTATACAAAAACGGTTTAATGGTTGAGCCCACCTGCCGCTTACTCTTCATCACCAGATCGTACTTAAAGTAGCGAAAATTGGGTCCACCAACATAAACCTTAATATAACCAGTATGCGGATCCATTGCCATGAATCCCGCGCGCAAGAATCGCTTGTAATACTTAATACTATCAAGCGGCGTAAGAACCGTATCGCGATCTCCCTTCCAAGTGAAAACCGTCATGCTGGTTTTTGTGTTAAAGTTCTTCCTGATCTGTTCGTCAGAGAAGCCAGCTTGCGTTAAATTCCAAAATCGGGTCGATTGGCGAACGGCTTGATTTAAAATTGCCTGCACTTGCTCCTTGGGCACATCCCTGGCATACACCGGATTGCCCTTGCTTTTTTGTTCCTTATCGAATGCCGGCTGCAGATTTTGTGCCAGATGTTCCTTTAACGCATCCTCACCATATTGCTGCATCTTGCTATTGATAGTTGAGTATATTTTTAAACCATCACGATACAGGTTGTATGGTGTGCCGTCGGGTTTCAAATTCTTATTGCACCAACCGTAAATAGGATTCGTTGCCCACTCGGTAGAGTCTGCCTTAAAAGTATCGTAGGAGTAATAATTTTCGCGCTTTGGCATGTTTGCACTCAGAATTAACCGCAGAGTTTCTCTGAAGTAGGTGGCGAGCCCTTCGTTGTGATCCTGAACCTGATAGTGTAGCTGTATTGGTATTTCTTTCACTGAATCGGCAACAGCATGAGTAATGTAGCCATACCTCGCCATCTTATCAATCACCACATTTCGACGCTCAAGTGACCTATCTGGATTTCGAACCGGGCTATATCTAGTGGGCGCATTTACAAGCCCAGCAAGCAAGGCTGCCTGTTGAATGTTGAGACTATCGGGCTCTATATTGAAGTAAGTCTTGGCCGCCGATTTGATACCGTAGGCTGTCCCTCCAAATGGAACAGTGTTCAGGTACATCGCCAAAATCTCATCCTTTGTGTAGTTCCGCTCTAGCTTCACAGCAGTAACCCATTCCTTAAATTTTGCCAATGCAAGATTAACCTTACGGGTAATGCCCCATCGGTAGTAGGTTGTATCGCGAGGGAAAAGATTCTTGGCCAGCTGCTGAGTAAGTGTTGATCCACCACCAGCTTCCCTATCTCCCATAACTATGGTCTTAACGAGTACTCGAGCCAATCCCCTGAAGTCTATTCCGGAGTGACTGCGGAACCGAGCATCTTCAATGGAAATTAAGGCGTTCTCAATATTTGGAGAAAGCTCATCGAAGCTGGTGTATGATCGATTCTCAATGTAGTACTTACCTAAAAGCACATTATCTTCTGAATAAACCTCCGATGCAAGATTGCTTTTGGGATTCTCAAGATCCTCAAAAGTAGGCATTGGCCCAAACACTTCAAGCGAAATGAGGGTGAAAAGAGTGATAATTGCTACCACAGGGAAGATAAGAATTCCCCAAAACCAAAGTAAAAATTTTCTCCTGAATTTATTCGAATTATCCATTAGATAGGTGTTTTCGTAATGCTGCGTAAAAATAGAAAATAATTATTGCAATCTAAATTTTGAAGTTAGTGATGTAATTGATTTACTTTGTGCTGTTCAAAAAAGTTTGGGGGATGCAGGAAAATTTGGTTATTGTGGAGTCGCCTGCCAAGGCAAAAACGATTGAGAAATTTCTAGGGAAAGGCTTTTTAGTTAAGTCATCGTTTGGCCACATTCGTGATTTAACAAAGAATAAGCTAAGTATAGATATTGAAAATAACTTCCAGCCATCATACACAGTTGATGTGGCCAAAAAGAAGGTGGTTGCGGAGTTAAAAGATCTTGCAGACAAGGCAAAGGTCGTATGGCTAGCCTCCGATGAAGACCGCGAGGGAGAAGCTATTGCTTGGCATTTAAAGGAGGTTCTTGAACTTGATCCCCAAAAAACAAAGCGGATTGTTTTCCATGAAATAACCAAGGAGGCCATCTTAAACGCCATCAAAAATCCGCGCGACATTGACCTTAGTTTAGTGAATGCCCAGCAGGCTAGAAGAATACTAGATCGTTTGGTTGGTTACGAAGTATCACCCATTCTTTGGAAAAAGGTAAAGCCAGGACTTTCCGCAGGAAGAGTGCAGTCAGTGGCGGTGAGGCTTACTGTTGAAAGGGAGAGAGAAGTGCTCGCCTTTACTCCTGAATCGAACTTTAGAGTGCAAGGACTCTTTGTAGCCAAAAACGGGGAACTTAAAGCGGAACTCAACAAGCGCTTCAAAGCGGCCAGCGAAACAAAGAAATTTCT of Williamwhitmania sp. contains these proteins:
- a CDS encoding transglycosylase domain-containing protein; the encoded protein is MDNSNKFRRKFLLWFWGILIFPVVAIITLFTLISLEVFGPMPTFEDLENPKSNLASEVYSEDNVLLGKYYIENRSYTSFDELSPNIENALISIEDARFRSHSGIDFRGLARVLVKTIVMGDREAGGGSTLTQQLAKNLFPRDTTYYRWGITRKVNLALAKFKEWVTAVKLERNYTKDEILAMYLNTVPFGGTAYGIKSAAKTYFNIEPDSLNIQQAALLAGLVNAPTRYSPVRNPDRSLERRNVVIDKMARYGYITHAVADSVKEIPIQLHYQVQDHNEGLATYFRETLRLILSANMPKRENYYSYDTFKADSTEWATNPIYGWCNKNLKPDGTPYNLYRDGLKIYSTINSKMQQYGEDALKEHLAQNLQPAFDKEQKSKGNPVYARDVPKEQVQAILNQAVRQSTRFWNLTQAGFSDEQIRKNFNTKTSMTVFTWKGDRDTVLTPLDSIKYYKRFLRAGFMAMDPHTGYIKVYVGGPNFRYFKYDLVMKSKRQVGSTIKPFLYTLAMQEGYSPCFKVPNVPQTFMVGDSTWTPKNSGESAFDGRMVTLKWGLANSVNNISAWLMKQFNPQNVVDISHKLGIKSYIDPVVSIFLGTSDFSLYEMVGAYSTYANRGIHVEPMYVTRIEDKNGNVLATFKSTKYEAISEKTAYLMINLLQAVVDHGTGRRLRYRYQLPGQLAGKTGTTQNQSDGWFMGITPNLVGGVWVGGEDRAIHFEGITLGQGASMALPIWGVFLQKLYADPSLGIDGSAIFTKPAGLTVDIDCPVDSVETSTKKENDFF
- a CDS encoding ABC transporter ATP-binding protein; the encoded protein is MILSVNNLTISFQNQPHPVVNNLSFNLEEGACLGIVGESGSGKSLTALSLLGLLPPSAQRSGNIFFKCNGQELNLAELSAAKQRAIRGKEIGIIFQEPMTALNPSMRCGRQVDEIMQEHLGLKPKAAKEQTLKLFREVQLDNAEKAYSSYPHQLSGGQRQRVMIAMAIACSPTLLIADEPTTALDVTIQKTILDLIKQLQKSRNIAVIFISHDLGVIAEVAEKVVVMRRGTLVEEGETEQILCTPKMEYTRGLIACRPTLKTHSARLPVLSEGGTLILPTKGEAIYRKEIQNETPLITIKNLSVAYAVKQPLFSNVTLFNALSNINLTIYKGETLGLVGESGSGKTTIGRAITMLVKARQGEITYRGKSVTSLRGKEYQSFRKNVQLVFQDPFSSLNPKHTIQEILAEPLRLYNKEHMDVSKKVLVLLDEVNLSKSSAKKYPHEFSGGQRQRISLARALALDPELIICDESVSALDVSVQAGILNLLNQLKEEKGLTYLFISHDLAVVKYMSDRIAVLQHGELQEIGEGAEVYSHPQSPYTQMLIASIPGGQNP